In Haloplanus rubicundus, one DNA window encodes the following:
- a CDS encoding type IV pilin yields MQLKELFTDESAVSPVIGVILMVAITVILAAVIGTFVLGLGDQVSESAPQASFSFDFNDSDGVDITHEGGETLEKGNLNVSNSSASVAMNFPEDTVTAGDTAQHTNIAPSGETVRVIWINPAGGGTNTIARATAP; encoded by the coding sequence ATGCAACTGAAAGAACTATTCACCGACGAATCGGCAGTCAGCCCGGTCATCGGCGTGATTTTGATGGTCGCGATTACCGTCATTCTCGCCGCTGTGATCGGCACCTTCGTGCTTGGCCTGGGCGACCAGGTCAGCGAGAGCGCACCACAAGCCAGTTTCAGCTTCGATTTCAATGATAGCGACGGGGTGGATATCACTCATGAGGGTGGTGAGACGCTAGAGAAAGGCAATCTGAACGTCTCCAACTCATCCGCATCGGTCGCGATGAACTTCCCAGAAGACACGGTAACTGCTGGGGATACCGCCCAACACACAAATATCGCACCATCCGGTGAAACGGTCCGTGTCATTTGGATCAATCCGGCTGGTGGCGGCACCAACACTATCGCTCGCGCGACGGCACCGTAA